ACAACGCCAACATCACAGATATCTTGGGTGTGATTGAAGGTATCTCAGAACAAACAAACTTGTTGGCTTTGAATGCGGCGATTGAAGCGGCGCGTGCGGGTGAGCAGGGGAGAGGCTTTGCCGTTGTTGCGGATGAAGTTCGTAATCTTGCAAGCCGTACACAAGCATCTGTAGGCGAAATTCGTCAAGTGATTGATAAAGTTCAAGCTGGAACGCAGGATGTCGTTGAAGCGATTCAAGAGGGTAACATCTTAGCGAATGATACGGCTCTACACGTTCAGAATGCGGTTGAGGATTTAGGCTCTATCTTTACCTCGATTGAGGCCATTAGCGATATGAATAACCAGATTGTAAGAGCAGCAGAAGAGCAACAATCGGTCTCTGGTGAAGTAAATCAAAGCGTAGTGAACATTCGTGATCTAAGCGCACAGATTCTTGAGCAGGCTTCAAAATCTGAAGAGCAAGGGAATCAGATTGATACCTTATCTCAGCAACAGCAAGTGCTAGTTAATCAATTCAAGGTGTAATCTTTTCTTCGTTTTAGAACAACAAAGGGACACGTATTTGCGTGTCCCTTTTCGTATGCTTTGAGGTTTAGCTACTCTTCGATAAACCAATAGCCTTTGTTTACTAGGTCCGTAATAAGAGCAATAGCAGATGGGCTGAATGCTTGTTCTAGTGTGATGATGGATTCATTGCACAGTGACGTTAAAAGGGCGCGGTCACCATCTTCGACCTTAATGACTTCACCATTGATATAGGCCACGTTAGGCTCTGCCTCATGGTAAAGGGCTTTGAGGCCAGAAACTTTGTATATCTCACCTTGTGCCGCTAAATGATTTGACACCTCTTCTGCTTTCCATAGTGGCTCTGGCGCTACGATATCAAGCTGATGGCGCGACTGGCTCAGTAGGCATCCCATAAAGTCACTTACTGTATTAGGTTGCTCTAGCGCGGAATGTAGCATTTTTGTCAGGTTTGCAAGGTCTGACTGACGGATTTGACCAAAGTTGTTTTGCGCCTTGAACTCCGGATCATGAAGATGTGTGTCACCCATGTCATGCGCAAGCACGAAGTCAGCAAAGTTACTGATCAACTCTTGCTCTTTAGGTGAACGATAACCAATTGAGTAGCTCATTGAAGACTCTAAAGTTGTCCCTTCATGGGGGAAGCCCGGTGGAATGTAGAGAATGTCACCCGGTTCTAATACTTGATCGATGATAGGATCAAAACCTTCAATTTGACGAAGCGCAGATGCTTGAATGCTCTCTTTATATTGTCCCTGATCTTTAGCGCCCACTTTCCACTGACGTTTGCCGTGACCTTGAACGATAAATACGTCGTATTGATCAATATGAGGACCCACACCACCATGCTCAGCTGAGTAGCAGATCATCAGATCGTCAAATAACCAGTTTGGCAGTTGTTGAAACGATTCTGCTAATTGAGCCGCACCTTGGTGCCAGTGGTTTGCTGCTTGAACGATCAGCTGCCAGTGGCTTGGTGGGAGTTGTGCAAACTTATCTTCGCTAAATGGACCGTGTTCCGCTGACCACTTATTATCTTGGTTAGACACAAAGCGCGAGTCGACTTCTTCTTCCATTGATAATCCCGCCAGCTCTTCTGGGCTAATTGGGTCAACGAAATCCTTGAATCCGCCTTTGATGATGGTCGGTTGTTTGTGCCAGTATTGTTCAACAAACTCGGCCATAGAGAAGTTAAGTTGGTACATGTGTATCCTGTAATATTCGTTCTAGGTGCTAGGTGCTAGGTGCTAGGTGCTAGGTGCTAGTTTAGCTTGAAGGTCGTTCTCAACGATCTTTATCGCCTTTAAAGCGACTTTTGGGTCAATCTCGTTGCTTTCAAAAAGGTAGATAAGGTCAACCGCAAGTTTGATCTCATCTGGTGCGCTATCAAGTGGTGATGGGGCTTGTTCAGTGCTCATCTCTATTCCGGACCTCTAAATCTATTTGCCTATGTATCTTCTTCATTGAATCTTCGCAACGCTCTAGCCGTTCAATCGCCAGTTGCCAAGCTTGTTCAGCCTGATCTTTTTGATAAGCAGGGCAGGCATCAAACTGAGCTTTTTTTTGCTGCACGAGAGCGGTCAAACGCCGTTGCCAATCTTGATGCTGAGCTAGGGCATTATAAAGTTGATTGGTAGAGTGTGGTTGGTGCAGATTACGATCTTCACGCAAGTCGTAATTTGCGAGCTCTCTCTGGAGTGCCGCTATCTGGTTAGTTAACTTTTCCGTTAAGTGAACCGCTCTTGTTGCTGTTAGTTGGTTTTTTGCTT
The Vibrio pelagius genome window above contains:
- a CDS encoding cupin domain-containing protein, which produces MYQLNFSMAEFVEQYWHKQPTIIKGGFKDFVDPISPEELAGLSMEEEVDSRFVSNQDNKWSAEHGPFSEDKFAQLPPSHWQLIVQAANHWHQGAAQLAESFQQLPNWLFDDLMICYSAEHGGVGPHIDQYDVFIVQGHGKRQWKVGAKDQGQYKESIQASALRQIEGFDPIIDQVLEPGDILYIPPGFPHEGTTLESSMSYSIGYRSPKEQELISNFADFVLAHDMGDTHLHDPEFKAQNNFGQIRQSDLANLTKMLHSALEQPNTVSDFMGCLLSQSRHQLDIVAPEPLWKAEEVSNHLAAQGEIYKVSGLKALYHEAEPNVAYINGEVIKVEDGDRALLTSLCNESIITLEQAFSPSAIALITDLVNKGYWFIEE
- a CDS encoding primosomal replication protein; this encodes MSHFKQLGKILDTLIGHCKQLDSARGAYHQPLFDSTLFKSRAKVLMPYALEAQSNYHRILSEQAKNQLTATRAVHLTEKLTNQIAALQRELANYDLREDRNLHQPHSTNQLYNALAQHQDWQRRLTALVQQKKAQFDACPAYQKDQAEQAWQLAIERLERCEDSMKKIHRQIDLEVRNRDEH
- the rsmS gene encoding pleiotropic regulatory protein RsmS; this translates as MSTEQAPSPLDSAPDEIKLAVDLIYLFESNEIDPKVALKAIKIVENDLQAKLAPST